DNA sequence from the Carassius gibelio isolate Cgi1373 ecotype wild population from Czech Republic chromosome A14, carGib1.2-hapl.c, whole genome shotgun sequence genome:
ttactaaatgtgtttatacttatgttttagacaatggactttttcgtgaaggaaaaattgcaacaatagaatttctgcctgTTAACTGAAACATCTCAAGGtaagtaacctatttaaattaataatacatatgttttaaattttacttagacctatgacttcaataaattatgaaaaaagaaaaatgaggtGAAATAAGTTGCATTCTGTCCAacaaagcttcctttcatttaTAGTGTACTTTTGTTCCTCCCTACAAGTCCAAATCAGTCAAAGGGTAAAGGGTGGTCAAATTTACTCACATTAGCCGCAAATATTGCCACAAATTTTCTGGAGGAGTGAGAACTGGTTTAGTCTGTCTCTTAGTGGGTTGGGTTGAAATAATCCACAGAtgggaaggtgctataccaacccatagttgggttacaggttgggttatttttaaatcCAACATATTTGAGTGTGTAACAATGAATATGTCATACCAGTGACGTCAACTAAAAGCTTCATATGAAATCGTGAGTTAAATGAGAAAATTTATGATAATTGAAAAGAAACAGTGGACTTAACATGGGCTTTTCTCATAGATCCTTATAAAATAGGAAGGAGGAAGTCAAGTGATGTCGTAAGTctgatttttattacaaaatttaaaaaaagttttttttcaaacGGTAACACCAGTGCCACAAATCCTGCTGACCACTGTTTTCactgtttatatttttagaatatcTATTGAGCATCTTATTTTATTATGCCATTTGTATCATATATTTGATAGTTATgagtacatttttgtaatttaaatgatAGAAAATGACCCACATATAGctctgttgtgtgtgtttcaacaccctaaaatcagttgttttaaactgCAGTGCTTAAAAACATGAATTTTTCGAGACCACCCGCACAGCAACGTGACGTGAGCGTCTGTGTGAATCCCCCTGACTGCCGTCATTCAAATGATGAAATTTCGTCCATCTGATTTATATTGTCATATCGCCCAGCTCTGGTACCTAGAACTTTAGTACCACTTCGGTTGAGATTCCAAGTGAACCGTACCAGAACAtgacgtgtaaactctgctgatcacggaTTGGACAGAGAGAACCGTCACTACCTGCATCAATAAACtaacaacacaaacacaacagacccGCTAGGTTTAATCCAGCACAGCCAGTGATAATAGTGGGAGCAGATCCTgcgagagcttgatggggcgaCGTGGAGTCATAGCAGTGCAACTATAACAACGTGAATAATCCTGCCCACTCTAAAGCAGTACTACACTACAAACAGAGCCGAGCCCAGTCATACCACACAGTGGAAATCCACGTTTCTAAAGTGCCTGAGTGTCTTCATGCATGCTTTATGTGCCATCTTACCCTCACAACCACACTTACTTCTAACTTTTAATAAGAAACTGTAGTAAATTGGACCACAGATCATTTAGACCACAAAACAGTGCATTTGATGAATTAACGTGCATTGTTCTGAAGACATCAACTGAAAGTAAAACCTAGAGACACGTGTAGTCATGTCAGTTGTGTGTGGTGATCTGTGGTTCAGGTGCTGGTGATGCAACACTTCAGAGGACTGAGGGTGTGAAGTGTTGTGTGTGTCGCTGtttgcacctgcacacacacacacacacactccgctagctcccttctctctgtctctctctccgctCATGAGGTTTGGACTATTAACACTATGCAGCACAATGTAGCACTTGTGCACTGCAGGGCTGATTGTCCACATGTGGTTGAACCGTAAACATCTGTGGCTGCAGCTCCCTGTCTCTATCTGATGTGTGCAGAAGTCAACCGTTAGTGTTTTCTCACcatcttttgttttagttttttcaatgCATAGTCACTCTCCTTCAGCTTCCTATGTGTGATTGGTTGCAGATCTCAAATGAAAGGCTGGAAGTATTGGGTCGCGTGCCAATTGAAAAACAGTTTGTGCACTCTCACTTTGAGAAGTTGAGCTCTTCGCACCTTTGCAAAATCTTCCCACCGTTTGGGGtgttgcatttttcttttcttttttttttcggtaTCTGAAATCtaccaccctttttttttttttttactttcataaacTGAAACATGTTTTCATCCCATCAGTGAGATTTAAATGATATGTTGTCCTCTGAATAGGAAATGTCCCCTGGAAATTAAATCTGGTAAATCGAGTTTTCGGAGATGAAGGTGTTCTTTGCGAATGCTGAACTGTCAGTAAAGTAATGATCCTACAGCAGGACAACAGAGTTCAGAGCTCAGAGTTCATCCCAAGTCAAGTCCCCTTTAACTATCTAgcgctagaaacatggctttctagagaaagattgcgatcaagtagcacacctaggttcctaactgatgacgaagaattgacagagcaaccatcaagtcttagacagtgttctaggttattacaagcagagtttttaggtcctataattaacacctcttttttattttatttttgttttagaattTTAGCAGTAGGAAATTACTagacatccagtttttttttatatcagctaTGCGTTAGAATTTGTTAGTTTTGCAAATTGTTAACATGTACTTCTTTAACACTTATATAATATCCTATTtcagtaacactttctatgaagctagtatttataatacattataagtgtattcttaaggcattataatgaacgcataatacattattaaaaaaaattataatatgttgtatcatctcatgaatattcataaaaacagttttaatatattataatatttatttatttttggttatagcttttaagagtatgatactttataacacaatgaacatgttgcatCAACTTTTACAAATGGATTACATTTCTCAtagatataatgtattataagtctcatatcttgccatctttctgatgctactttacttaaagctgtcaaagtccacttataagtagtaataataatattaataataaataaaataattctctCAAACAgtcataagatcagatatcagatcagatgaatgtgtaatatgacacatttgctttgaactatttatattgttatattagttggattattttgatggtacccttcaGACAGCTGTTGCTATCGCTTATAGTCGATCGATTAAggggacaatcaaaataaaatctaaccatataaaacactgtttgttttttcagttggagtattaagctcacatcaattaattaacattatctCCACAGGAAACAATCAAATAAcacaacatctaaccactcacaagctgaagtaagatactgtgcagatcttaaacaatgtcaagatgtgatacagtccattatactgtacatgaagtagatttaatatggtgttcattctGTGTTATacataatcatactcttaaacttataaccggAAATACataagtattataatgtattataattgttgttatgattattcatgagttgatataaggttttttataatgcattaagaatacacttataatgtattataaacacaggcttcatagaaagtgttagcCCTATTTCTTTATAAAACATCTACTAAAGACGATCTGCTGCAAGTTTGAACCTGTTAGATCTgttagaagtcttttttttaattaaaatatgcaaaatgtaCATAGATTTGGATCACAAACAgggaaaacaaataaacaaacaaacaaacaaacatcaaaacaaacaagcaaaacaaaatcaATACAGTCAGGAACTAACAGATGCgtgcgtttgtgtgtgcgtgtgtgtgtgtgtgcatgtaaaggTAACGGGGTGGACATGTCACAGTACATACTTTGGAAAAACAAAAGGAagatatatatgcaaataaacatacatacataaacatgtaTAAGTCAGTatatgaaaacaaataacagatataaataaaacaactatAAAGAAATCAATCTCTACTTCTACAATAactgctactactactatatCAGCAACTTGAATAATGACAATGGTATTAATACTTGATAATAATGATAAGATAACAGAAGGATCGatcaaaacagtaataataataataataaaaacaatagtataagtaataatattaatgatagtaATGATATTAATGATAGTAATGAAGAGGTTAGGGGAGGTTGGGAAATCAGGAAgaggacaaaataataataataataataataataataataataataataataataatccacctccccctccctctctcccccttttcccttcccttggatatttaatttaatatcagaCGCAATTTCTATCTCttcctcaccccccccccccccctcacctcTTGTTTAGTACTGATGAAGGTGTTGTTGGGGAATGACTCCAGACAAAGAGGATCTTCAGTAGAGATGTATTCAGTTAATACGTTTTTCCacattgaaatgcaaatggtatTTCTTGATTTCCAGTTCATGAGGATAGTTTTCTTGGTGATAGTTAGGAACACCAATAGTAATTGAccatttgaattatttatatcTATTGTGGATATGTCACCTAGTAtgcagagagagggagacagtTGGAGAGTGAGTCGGTAACCTTTTCCCCAAATGTTTTAATTGAGGTGCAATGCCATAAGGTGTGAAGATAAGTGTCAGGAGTGTtttgtgtgcagtgtgaacatGTCTCTGAGGTGAAACCCATTTAAAATCATTTCTGCTCAGTTAGATGAGCTCTGTGAAGTGCTTTATACTGTATGAGTTGTAAGTTAGCATTTTTAGTCATGGAGTATATGTTTCTGCAAAAATTGGAGTCCAAAAATCAGCATTGGGAGTAATGGATAAGTCTGATTCCCATTTAGTGGTAGCTAGAGCTAATGCGTTGTCTGCTTttgatatcattttttatattttggagAGTAATTTTTTGGAGGAAGATATATTAATAAACTCAGAGATTTGAGTGGAAAGGTCTAAATTGATTGATTGGTTAAGTAATTTTGATTTAATTGACGATTTGATTTCTAAATATTCCAAGAAGCAATTACTCCCAATGCTGTATGTCTGGGTTATATGGGAAAATGGTACAAGGTACTTTTTAATAATATGCTGTAGTTGTGTGATTCCCTTATCTGCCCATGTGCGAAAGTTTAGTGGCTTCTTGTTAGCTAAGCCAATCTGGGTTATTCCAAATTGGGGTGTGTTTACATGGTATGAGTGGGGGATTAGTGATCTGGTGGAACTTCCACCGGGCTGTCAGAGTTGCTTCTATTGTTGGCATTTTAAAACAATGATGTTTTTTGATTGTTTGACTGTGAAAAGGTATTTCTGAGATGCTAATGTCCTTGCAGATTGATTGTTCAATATCTTGCCATGTGTATTCTGAAGAGGTGGGTTGAATCCATTTGTATATGTTTTGGAGTTGATTTGccagaaaataattataaaaatgtggtGCCTCTAATCCAGCTTGTGATTTTGGTTTCTGTAGGGTTGTTAGTTTAGTCTTGTTTTTCCAGTAGAATCTGTCAGAAGTCTAGCACTGATCAAACACAGCAGATCACCCTCAGGTcatcatctgagatcaggaggagtgtgtttcttcatcaatggatgctctgcagtgaatgggtgccgtcagaaggagagtctgataaaaacatctcaataatctacagcactccagtccatcagtgaacatctggagaagacacaagatgcgtgtttgtaaaaaaacataatttttaacttttaactgtTGCTTTCGGTTAGAATACATATATTAGTGCCACCTTGTGGCCAGAGtgcttctaaaacattaaaagtttGATATTAATTAATAGGTATTTAGACAATGTTTGTAAAACTGCTTTTTCGATCATATTTATCATATGTGTGTTCCAgataaaagcattattttaacAGGCAACTTAGCATAATTATACAagcatttctttactttttgaACACATAGCTTCAATGttattttaacacattattttggttttcaccacaattcaatatatatatatatatatattgaattgtggtgaaaaccaaaataatgtgttaaaataacattctatatatatatatttagactgCACACGAGTACCAATTTGAGTCCCTTTTCTTATCTGCTTGAGCAAATGCacagaatattattttaatggcTGTTCTGACAAGTGTCCACATGAAGGTGATCAGTAATTGAGCGGTTCTTCAGCCCAAACCAGAGCAGGTTCCCGTCATCCTCCAGCTCTAAAAACtggtttcatttttttcatattgaGATGCACAAATGACTcttgaaatgtacattttgtaattATGTGTACagcttaaataaacaaaaatgcccATATCCTGTGTgggacaagtttttttttcttcttctttttttttcaggaaaatcaGTCTAATACATTTTCGTTCAAttatattttctgattattatttagaattttgagGGGATTTCACGATACTAtacaatatttgtacattttatccCATTGGAAATAATATGTTTtctattgaaatatttatttattaattttcaacaaatgcaatatttcacattaaaacaatgaAAGCGTTTAAAAAGTGAGGAGAGTTGTGCATCTAGCTCCTGCATCTCTACAGAGGATTCTGGGTTCCAGTGGTGTTTTAGACATAACTTCTTCATTTTATTAGGTTCTGCATTTAGATATACATGTACAGATATTATAAAACACTACTTTTTGTCAAGCTTTAGATATGTTTGGTTTTGCATTATGATTAACAATAAAATCTGCATCTTTTGTTACAAAGGGAACACATCTTGTTACTGAGATCAGGAACACCTGTAAGGATCAAATATGAAAAAACACAAGGATGATccaacagttgtgtgtgtgtgtgtgtgtgtgtgtgtcacagctgTACTCTGTATTATCGTCtctttttttagttgttgtttggATGTTTTTGACTACATGAAACTGAATATTATGATTAAATACTTAAGGTTTTAATAGAGCTGGTGAAATAAAACCCCACAGCTTTTGAGCCTTCACTCTTTCTCCTATTGTTAATAAAGTCGGTCAGTCGCTGTGTTGAACATCACAAACCAATCGAAGGGGCTTCAAGGCTTTTAATGCAACTGAACACATTTAAGACAAACACCACCACAGTATATGAACACCGCATCTGAGGAGTGCTGAGCTTCACCTTTTCTTGCATGTTCATTTATTCTTCATCCATGCAttcatttataatcatttaaacaTTGTGTCATTCCATTTAATCACATACtcatttataataatgattacTAATActgatttgattgattgatttgttaatatgacattattttcatcCCCCGTTGTTGAGGTTGTAGTGGACGCTGCAGTAATGAGAGTGAGATCATGACGTCTTCATGGTGCTGAACCTGAGCTGTGTGTGCTCCTCGCTCTCCTGACCGCTCTGCTCTCGGCcgccgctgctgctgctggacctgacacacacacacacacacggtcagcaggggtcagaggtcagaggtcagcaggAGCTCGGCGTCCCTCACCTTCAGCACGAGAGAGCAGCTCCTCAGTGTCCTGACGCCGCTCCGCCTGAGGCTCGTCCGTCTTCTTATAGTAATAGTCCTGATCTGGAGGACCGAaccgctgacacacacacacacacacacacacacacacaccacccgtCTGTGTATGCTCTCACATATGTGTTGTCTATAATCACATATATTTACCTTGTCAGGCCACATGAAGCTGATGAAGAGGATGATGGGAAGGCCCACGGTGACGACGTACACCCCCCAGAGCCAGGGTCTCTTCAGCGTGGCCATCAGCAGCTTCTCAATCACTCCGGGCTACGAGAGACACACAGAAGAAGTGAACCTAGCGGATGAGTTCAGTGAGAGCTGATGAACACTTACGCTCTTCCTCTGACCCCACGTGTCTTGTGTCCAGCGCTGGGCTTCTTCCACACGGTCGGAGAGGAAGATGTTGTCGAACATCACGTCTGCGGTGAGGGACCACAGCTCAAAGCCCAGCGCAGACACGGAGCTCAGCGTGAACGGCTCGGACCTGAAACACACACCGCATCATGTGTGACATCAGCAGAATAACCCTGATACTCCGAAAACAAGGGGTGGGTGTGAGAGGGGAACTAACCCAGCGCTCGATGAGTCCTCCTGATCCTCAGCTCGTGAGGAGAGCATGTCCTCCAGAAGACTGCCCTTGTGAATCAGTGTGAGGTCAACCAGGATCTCAAACCTGTGGTCAGGATACACGTCTGAAAGAGACGCAGAACAACATCCTGCAACACCAGACGCTTCCCAAACACCACCTCACAGAAGCGCgcgcccgtgtgtgtgtgtgtgtgtgtgtgcgcgcgctcaCTCAGACTGTAGAGGTGTGGACGCTGGTCAGTGAAGTACTCGCTGAGGTCCAGCTCCGGCTGTGGAGCGTGTTTCTCCAGGTACGTCCCTGAGACCGGGTCACGGTGACGAACGATGAAGTGAATCTTGTGTGAGCTGCCGCACTTATCTGGGCCGAACATGATGGAGTACGGCGTGGCATCGCTGAACCCGCTCTGGAACCACAAGCACTGTTCAGCTCCTCACATACAGTAGATACATCATACAGTTACAGTTATACAGTCTGCTCGCTTCACTCGGTGTTTGAAGCACTGAGCTAAACGCGTCTGACGTTACCAAGCGGAGATCATCTGTGTGAGACAGCAGCTTGATGTAGGCTCCACCGCAGTCGACCGTCTCGGGGAAGAAGACCTCGTACCTGCAGAGGATTCGGGAGGAGACTGAGTCGGGTCACTGTGCTGGGGTTTAAAGGGTGGTGTTTGAGCGGATGTCTTACTGTAGGAACAGCGGTCTGTCGCTGAAGTGAAAGGTCTTCCTCAGGTACGCAGAGATGGCGTGGTGTTTACCGGGAGACTTGAGCACCAGACCTCTGTTTCCTAATAACCTGCGCTCTCTGGACTCCTCTATAGCCCACTCTCCTGTGAGGAACCCACCGCTCTCGGTTATTTATTACTGCATTATAACCCCTTCATTATAGCCCCCCGTGGAGCGCTGCTCAGTGGTCTATGCTGTAAGATccaacattcacatttatttgcaCTGAATGCATACCGTCATATTTGAGAAGCTGCTCATCTTTCACTGCTTTGGACACAACCCAGTTTCTTCAGAGCGAACAAGAAAAACATCTGGTGTTAAGTGAGCATTAAACACTTCCTAGAGTGAACTAACACACTGAGAGAGACTGGGTCTGACCTGTCCAGCGCTCCTGCGTCGAAGGGCTCGGCGAAGTAAGCCTGCTCTGGGATCGCGACGCGTCTGTACGCGTTCTGACGCGCGACGCGGGCAGTTTGAACATGTTTGAAAGAGAAAAAACAATCCGCTGTAACAATACTCTTATATATAGGTTCGAGTTTCATTCTTCTCTGGATGTTTGTGTACCTGTGCTGCGCTGAAGTGAGGCGAACACAAGCAGCAGTAGATGAGCAGACAGCGCATCATCTCCGGATCTCTGTTCGGTGACCGACTCCTGCGCGAGCCGAGCAGCTTCCGGTGTCTGGAGCTCGTTCACGCGGACTCTGGACTCTGTCCTTCAGAAACACGAAGAGATGAGCGAGGAGTCTagtgttcatcaaagaatcattaaCGAGACGCTTATTTAATCATTACTCACCTGATAACACTGAGCTGTGCGGGGACGAGCATTCCGGTCACGCGCCTGTAACCATCAGTGTCgaggaaagatgcttttaaaAGTTATGCGCTATAATACTGCATTACTCCCTTAGAAAAGTAACTCATTGCGTTCCTTAGTTACTtattatggaaagtaatgcattacgttacgTTTTCTCATCTGGGCTGAGCTTGCttgcttttaatatatatatatatatatatatatatatatatatatatatatatatatatatatatatatatatatatttggtaaaggctatttcacaccaaaagtgagaAGAACGAGTCTCGGGCTGAAGTAAACTCCCGTGTGTCCAGCAGAGGGCGCTCACTCCTGACCCCTCCACACGAGGACACACACAGCaccctgtatttatttgatccagaATACAGCACAATCaggaatgttgtgaaatattattctaatgtaaagcagccgttttctgtgtgaatctctattaaagtgtaatttatttctgtgatgctccgctgtattttcagcatcattcctccagtcttcagtgtcacatgatcttcagaaatcagctgctttatttttaaaatgattataattattatgttcAAAACAGCGGAGaagttttttttcagtttttttttattcataaaaagttcagaagaactgcatttatctgaaatataaatattttgtaacattataaatgtttttatcatcACTTCTGATT
Encoded proteins:
- the si:ch211-274f20.2 gene encoding calnexin, with the protein product MMRCLLIYCCLCSPHFSAAQNAYRRVAIPEQAYFAEPFDAGALDRNWVVSKAVKDEQLLKYDGEWAIEESRERRLLGNRGLVLKSPGKHHAISAYLRKTFHFSDRPLFLQYEVFFPETVDCGGAYIKLLSHTDDLRLSGFSDATPYSIMFGPDKCGSSHKIHFIVRHRDPVSGTYLEKHAPQPELDLSEYFTDQRPHLYSLNVYPDHRFEILVDLTLIHKGSLLEDMLSSRAEDQEDSSSAGSEPFTLSSVSALGFELWSLTADVMFDNIFLSDRVEEAQRWTQDTWGQRKSPGVIEKLLMATLKRPWLWGVYVVTVGLPIILFISFMWPDKRFGPPDQDYYYKKTDEPQAERRQDTEELLSRAEGPAAAAAAESRAVRRARSTHSSGSAP